One genomic region from Sulfurimonas sp. encodes:
- a CDS encoding electron-transfer flavoprotein:ubiquinone oxidoreductase yields the protein MDNVSTDVLIVGGGPSGLATAIALADKLKQRGEDKRIMLIEKGSSIGSHILSGAVIRPQVFRDLLTTGEFDGIPFDSKVGSDNVIKINEDGSDTTLPFHPPYMSNDGNYIASLGKICKYLATLAEDRGVEIYTGFAVDSVVFNDENKVIGVKTKDTGVDHHGVKQKNFQEGTTIEAAITVFAEGTRGSAVKTVIQRLSLDAGKNPQIYSLGVKEIWKVPEGNIEAGAVKHTFGYPLKDKEEFGGGFIYGLSENRVAIGLVVGLDYQDPTFDIHAAMQVWKTHPTVSKILEGGSVIEAGAKTLPEGGWNSVPKFYADNMMIVGDSAGFLSTSRLKGVHLAVRSGICAATTAIEALVSKDTSAQSLSMYEKLVNSSFIYKELYPTRNMRAVMQDGMVLGGLKMGLQLVTGGACLMVPKTEDDFKTTKKLSEFSKQPFKERFGSKLEYDKKLTFDKVTTVYYSKAMHDEVQVPHLVVNDPEKFKSSNIEEYGLACASMCPAEVYELHTDKKSGDKSLRLHAENCVHCKTCDIKSPNSGITWTTPYGGDGPDYNMM from the coding sequence ATGGATAATGTTTCAACAGATGTGCTTATTGTTGGTGGAGGACCCTCTGGTCTTGCAACAGCAATCGCTTTGGCGGACAAGCTGAAGCAACGAGGTGAAGACAAAAGAATAATGCTAATTGAAAAGGGAAGTTCAATTGGTTCTCATATACTCTCTGGGGCTGTAATTAGACCACAAGTATTTAGAGATTTATTAACAACAGGAGAATTTGATGGAATTCCATTTGATTCAAAAGTTGGTTCTGATAATGTGATAAAAATAAATGAAGATGGAAGTGATACAACACTACCTTTTCATCCACCATATATGTCAAATGATGGAAACTATATTGCTTCACTTGGAAAAATTTGTAAATACTTAGCAACACTAGCAGAAGATAGAGGTGTAGAAATCTATACAGGTTTTGCAGTAGATTCTGTAGTGTTTAATGATGAAAATAAAGTTATTGGTGTAAAAACTAAAGATACTGGTGTTGATCATCATGGTGTTAAACAAAAGAACTTTCAAGAAGGTACTACTATAGAAGCGGCTATTACAGTATTTGCTGAAGGAACTAGAGGTTCTGCAGTAAAAACAGTAATCCAAAGATTAAGTCTAGATGCTGGAAAAAACCCTCAAATATACTCTTTAGGTGTAAAAGAAATCTGGAAAGTTCCTGAGGGAAATATAGAAGCTGGTGCAGTTAAGCATACTTTTGGATATCCGTTAAAAGATAAAGAAGAGTTTGGTGGCGGTTTTATTTATGGTTTGAGTGAAAATAGAGTTGCTATTGGACTTGTTGTAGGACTTGATTATCAAGACCCAACTTTTGATATTCATGCAGCTATGCAAGTATGGAAAACTCATCCAACAGTTTCAAAAATCCTTGAAGGTGGCTCAGTTATAGAAGCTGGTGCAAAAACACTGCCTGAGGGTGGATGGAACTCAGTACCAAAATTTTATGCTGATAATATGATGATTGTTGGAGATAGTGCAGGATTTTTATCAACTTCAAGACTTAAGGGCGTTCACTTAGCGGTAAGATCTGGTATATGTGCAGCAACTACAGCGATAGAAGCGTTAGTAAGTAAAGACACAAGTGCCCAATCATTATCGATGTATGAAAAACTTGTAAATAGTAGTTTTATATATAAAGAGCTATATCCAACAAGAAACATGAGAGCAGTAATGCAAGACGGTATGGTTCTTGGTGGACTTAAAATGGGTCTTCAGCTTGTTACTGGTGGAGCTTGTCTTATGGTACCAAAAACAGAAGATGACTTTAAAACAACTAAAAAGCTTTCTGAATTCTCTAAACAACCATTTAAAGAAAGATTTGGTAGTAAACTAGAGTATGATAAAAAACTTACATTTGATAAAGTTACAACTGTTTACTATTCCAAAGCTATGCATGATGAAGTTCAAGTTCCTCATTTAGTAGTGAATGATCCTGAAAAATTTAAATCATCAAATATAGAAGAATATGGTTTAGCATGTGCATCTATGTGTCCTGCTGAAGTATATGAACTTCATACTGATAAAAAAAGTGGTGATAAATCACTTAGATTGCACGCTGAAAACTGTGTTCACTGTAAAACTTGTGATATTAAATCACCAAACAGTGGAATTACTTGGACTACACCTTATGGTGGCGACGGTCCAGACTATAATATGATGTAG
- a CDS encoding malate dehydrogenase has protein sequence MKGKRVGIVGVGNVGSSVAYSLAMSGSCHEVIIRAIEVDKARGKALDLSQAAQAARKHTVITVAETLEDVKDCDVVVITAGSPRLPGMSRDDLLIKNATIMREVMSVIKVSSPNAVIIPVSNPLDAMVYVALKETGWDRSRVLGMAGILDSARMAHFVYEKLGYGAGQIRCSVMGGHGDDMVPLPRFSTVAGVPLTDLLTWDEINEIVEKTRKGGAEIVGLLKDGSAYYAPAKSTALMVEAVLTDMKQIYPCAVMLDGEYGYDKVVTGVPVMIGACGVEKVIEANLNDDQDRKFAKSIGSVRELIDILYSSGFYD, from the coding sequence ATGAAAGGAAAAAGAGTAGGAATAGTAGGTGTTGGTAATGTTGGTTCATCAGTAGCTTATTCTTTAGCTATGAGTGGTTCTTGTCATGAAGTGATTATTCGAGCTATAGAAGTGGATAAGGCAAGAGGTAAGGCTCTAGACCTATCTCAAGCCGCTCAAGCCGCTAGAAAGCATACTGTGATTACTGTTGCTGAAACATTAGAAGATGTAAAAGATTGTGATGTTGTGGTTATAACAGCAGGAAGTCCAAGACTTCCAGGAATGAGTAGAGATGATTTACTTATCAAGAATGCAACTATAATGAGAGAAGTAATGAGTGTTATAAAAGTTTCTTCTCCAAACGCAGTTATTATCCCTGTATCTAATCCTTTAGATGCTATGGTTTATGTTGCACTTAAAGAAACAGGTTGGGATAGAAGTCGGGTTCTTGGAATGGCAGGTATTTTAGATAGTGCTAGAATGGCTCATTTTGTTTATGAAAAGCTAGGCTATGGAGCAGGGCAGATAAGATGTTCTGTGATGGGCGGTCATGGTGATGATATGGTTCCTCTTCCTAGATTTTCCACTGTAGCAGGTGTTCCTCTTACTGATCTTTTAACTTGGGATGAGATAAATGAGATAGTTGAAAAAACTAGAAAAGGTGGAGCGGAAATAGTTGGACTACTTAAAGATGGTAGTGCTTACTATGCTCCAGCTAAATCAACGGCTCTTATGGTCGAAGCAGTTCTTACTGATATGAAACAAATATATCCATGTGCGGTTATGCTAGATGGAGAATATGGCTACGATAAAGTTGTGACAGGTGTTCCTGTTATGATTGGTGCATGTGGTGTTGAAAAGGTCATTGAAGCCAATCTAAATGATGATCAAGACAGAAAATTTGCTAAATCTATAGGAAGTGTTAGAGAGCTTATAGATATTCTTTATTCAAGTGGTTTTTACGACTAA
- a CDS encoding NADP-dependent isocitrate dehydrogenase, producing the protein MSKIIWTKIDEAPALATYSLLPIVNAFTKAAGVEVETKNISLAGRVLSKFPQNLTDAQKIEDELSKLGEIVLQPDGNIIKLPNISASIPQLIACITELQGQGYDIPSYPESPKTDEEKSIQATYSTCLGSAVNPVLREGNSDRRAAVAVKNFAKKNPHKLKAFSQNSKASVSHMQSGDFYGNEQSIIKSGAGTVRIELNGNLLKELTDIQDKEILDGTFMSVSALREFLQETITDAKKQGILWSLHLKATMMKVSDPIMFGHAVEVFFKDVFAEFGEDLNSVGYNSNLGLGDLYKKLDSLDADKKAKIEKAIMNVYSTQPAIAMVDSSKGITNLHASNDIIIDASLPVVVRDGGQMWNNNDALQECVAVVPDRCYATMYKICIEDCVTNGQYDVTTMGSVSNVGLMAQKAEEYGSHPTTFEISEAGTVKVLDTDGSELMSFDVEKGDIWRMSRSKDIPIRDWVRLAVERARIEGVPAVFWLDKNRAHDANMIKKVNEYLKNHDTSGLDLPIMAPDKAMTYSLLRVRKGENTISVSGNVLRDYLTDLFPILELGTSAKMLSVVPLINGGGLFETGAGGSAPKHVDQFLKEGHLRWDSLGEFLALAESLRFIAKKNDSKKLSVVTAALDKANNSYLDNNKAPSRKCGENDNKASHFFVAQYWADALAKQTDDSALGAKFAPVAAALKDNEIKILEELQSVEGKAQDIGGYFNPDIVKAEAAMRPSATLNAIIKAI; encoded by the coding sequence ATGTCAAAAATTATTTGGACGAAAATTGATGAAGCTCCAGCTTTAGCAACTTATTCACTATTACCAATTGTAAACGCTTTTACTAAAGCAGCAGGCGTTGAAGTAGAAACTAAAAATATTTCACTTGCAGGTAGAGTTTTATCTAAGTTTCCTCAGAACTTAACAGATGCTCAAAAAATTGAAGATGAACTATCTAAGTTAGGTGAAATAGTGCTTCAGCCTGATGGAAACATTATCAAACTTCCAAATATTTCTGCATCTATTCCTCAGCTTATAGCATGTATTACAGAACTTCAGGGACAAGGTTATGATATTCCTTCTTATCCTGAATCTCCTAAAACAGATGAAGAAAAAAGTATTCAAGCTACTTACTCTACTTGTCTAGGTTCAGCGGTGAACCCTGTTCTTCGTGAAGGAAACTCAGACAGAAGAGCTGCCGTAGCAGTTAAAAACTTTGCTAAGAAAAATCCTCATAAATTAAAAGCTTTTTCACAAAACTCTAAAGCTTCTGTTTCTCATATGCAAAGTGGAGATTTTTATGGTAATGAGCAATCAATCATAAAATCAGGTGCAGGAACTGTTAGAATAGAGCTAAACGGAAACTTACTTAAAGAATTAACTGATATTCAAGATAAAGAAATCTTAGATGGTACATTTATGAGTGTTTCCGCTTTAAGAGAGTTTTTACAAGAAACAATCACAGATGCAAAAAAGCAAGGTATTCTTTGGTCATTACACTTAAAAGCAACAATGATGAAAGTTTCTGATCCTATCATGTTTGGTCATGCTGTTGAAGTATTCTTTAAAGATGTATTTGCTGAATTTGGTGAAGATTTAAATAGCGTTGGTTACAACTCTAACTTAGGTCTTGGCGATTTGTATAAAAAACTAGATAGTCTAGATGCTGATAAAAAAGCTAAAATTGAAAAAGCAATAATGAATGTATATTCTACTCAGCCAGCTATTGCAATGGTTGACTCTTCAAAAGGTATCACAAACCTACATGCTTCTAATGATATAATCATAGATGCATCTCTTCCTGTTGTTGTAAGAGATGGTGGTCAAATGTGGAATAATAATGATGCTCTTCAAGAGTGTGTTGCAGTTGTCCCAGATAGATGCTACGCAACTATGTATAAAATATGTATTGAAGATTGTGTTACAAATGGTCAGTATGATGTTACAACAATGGGTTCAGTTTCAAATGTTGGACTTATGGCACAAAAAGCTGAAGAGTACGGTTCTCACCCTACAACTTTTGAAATCTCAGAAGCTGGAACTGTTAAAGTTTTAGATACAGATGGTTCAGAGCTTATGAGTTTTGATGTTGAAAAAGGTGATATCTGGAGAATGTCTAGATCCAAAGATATTCCTATTAGAGATTGGGTAAGACTTGCTGTTGAGAGAGCTAGAATCGAAGGTGTTCCTGCTGTATTTTGGTTAGATAAAAATAGAGCACATGATGCAAATATGATTAAAAAAGTAAATGAGTATTTAAAAAATCATGATACTTCTGGATTAGACCTTCCAATAATGGCACCAGATAAAGCTATGACTTATTCTTTACTAAGAGTAAGAAAAGGTGAAAATACTATTTCTGTTTCAGGAAATGTTCTTCGTGATTACTTAACAGACCTTTTTCCAATATTAGAGCTTGGAACATCTGCAAAAATGCTTTCCGTAGTGCCTCTTATCAATGGTGGTGGACTTTTTGAAACAGGTGCAGGTGGTTCAGCTCCTAAACATGTTGATCAGTTTTTAAAAGAAGGACATCTTAGATGGGATTCTTTAGGTGAGTTTTTAGCTTTAGCTGAATCTTTACGCTTTATAGCAAAAAAAAATGATTCTAAAAAACTTAGTGTTGTTACTGCTGCTCTTGATAAAGCAAACAATAGTTACTTAGATAATAATAAGGCACCATCAAGAAAATGTGGTGAAAATGATAACAAAGCTTCTCACTTTTTCGTAGCTCAATACTGGGCAGATGCTCTTGCAAAACAAACAGATGATTCTGCTCTTGGGGCAAAATTTGCTCCAGTTGCTGCTGCACTAAAAGATAATGAAATTAAAATTCTTGAAGAATTACAATCAGTAGAAGGTAAAGCACAAGATATTGGCGGTTATTTTAATCCAGATATCGTAAAAGCTGAAGCAGCGATGCGTCCATCAGCTACTTTAAACGCTATAATTAAAGCGATATAG
- the mltG gene encoding endolytic transglycosylase MltG codes for MNTKALTIIKWIVEIVLIIVLSFMYYLNQPVSTQKVIYISEGSINQIITQLKNRKYNVCKLDSLLLRLIGSPQSGWINIGETEITRGEFLYKISHAKAALQNITLIPGETTYIFLKQISSKLNLDFKELQKQYAMQTKQKEGAFVPNTYRLPIGISEKELIRIFLYNSQKQMKELSIKLFGTYNEKRWFHFVSIASVIQKESANIEEMPLVSSVIYNRIKKGMKLQMDGTLNYGKYSHIKITPKRIREDNSIYNTYKNRGVPSVPVCNVSFDAIRAAVFPAKTKYLYFMKSKSGGHDFSCNYSTHLRNIKRVTK; via the coding sequence ATGAATACTAAAGCGCTTACAATAATAAAATGGATTGTTGAAATTGTATTAATAATTGTTTTATCGTTCATGTATTACCTAAATCAGCCTGTTTCGACCCAAAAAGTTATTTATATTTCTGAGGGGTCTATTAATCAGATTATAACACAACTAAAGAATAGAAAATACAATGTTTGTAAATTAGATTCATTGTTATTAAGACTTATTGGCTCTCCGCAAAGTGGCTGGATAAATATAGGTGAAACAGAGATAACAAGAGGAGAATTTTTATATAAGATATCTCATGCTAAAGCAGCACTTCAAAATATCACTTTGATACCAGGGGAAACAACATATATTTTTTTAAAACAAATATCTTCTAAGCTAAACCTTGATTTTAAAGAATTACAAAAACAATACGCGATGCAAACAAAACAAAAAGAAGGTGCTTTTGTTCCAAATACATATAGATTGCCAATTGGTATTTCAGAAAAAGAGTTAATAAGGATTTTTCTTTATAATTCGCAAAAACAGATGAAAGAGCTTTCTATAAAACTTTTTGGAACATATAATGAAAAAAGATGGTTTCATTTTGTATCAATAGCTTCTGTAATACAAAAAGAATCAGCAAATATAGAAGAGATGCCTCTTGTTAGTTCAGTAATTTACAACAGAATTAAAAAAGGTATGAAATTGCAGATGGATGGAACACTAAATTATGGTAAGTATTCTCATATAAAAATCACTCCAAAAAGAATTAGAGAAGACAATAGCATCTATAATACATACAAAAACAGGGGTGTTCCAAGTGTCCCTGTTTGTAATGTTAGCTTTGATGCTATAAGAGCTGCTGTGTTTCCAGCTAAAACAAAGTACCTTTATTTTATGAAATCAAAGAGTGGAGGACATGATTTTTCATGTAACTATTCTACACATTTACGCAATATAAAGCGTGTTACAAAATGA